In a genomic window of Pseudoxanthomonas indica:
- a CDS encoding sensor domain-containing diguanylate cyclase, giving the protein MAQEGFQRQQGWDRIGTGRAAWLLLGLLACWLLVAPAQAQEELQLRPGTSIQSLAPHIAYAHDVDGRASVDAMRAQAAQGRFQPLPPAGASFGFQPGAYWFHAQLRNDNPHEPRWLLVQQYALSDRLDVYLRYPDGRVIHHAGGDHVPFDQRSVRYRHPNFQLDLPVGQSVDLFVRVESQSSMQVPLALYTPTSFTELSRDAQFAMGLYFGILLALFTYNLVLWLTLRDASYFWYLFHIGAFGLVLFTLYGLGFEYLWPRSSWLADRSVPLSICLAQIGMQQFARNFLGLRQRWPAGDRVGLGMIALFVLLAIASTQMAIRLSTQLAVVAVIFSVAWIAVEAIVAVRRGYKPARLFLLAWSMFLAGIAMVAMVAFGVLPKNFVTEYSVQIGSALEMLLLSVALGYRYASLRNQNERIVRESRDQLELKVAQRTGELRQALEQLETAHLRLREFSRLDGLTELYNRAHFREAFEHLMSQARNSRRPISLLMIDLDHFKRINDTYGHLVGDDCLRWTSNTMAETLRPHGALVARFGGEEFIAALPDMGLAEASLVAEELRQRLRERPCRSGDLDIAISASIGVHCVDTHAKDSLDSALQVADQALYTAKAEGRDCVRTL; this is encoded by the coding sequence GTGGCACAGGAAGGATTCCAGCGACAACAAGGATGGGACCGGATCGGGACCGGGCGAGCCGCCTGGCTGCTGCTGGGCCTGCTCGCCTGCTGGCTGCTGGTAGCCCCGGCGCAGGCGCAGGAAGAGCTGCAACTGCGTCCCGGCACGTCGATCCAGAGCCTGGCCCCGCATATCGCGTATGCGCATGACGTGGACGGCCGCGCCAGCGTCGACGCGATGCGTGCGCAAGCCGCACAGGGAAGATTCCAGCCGCTGCCGCCAGCGGGCGCATCGTTCGGTTTCCAACCCGGCGCCTACTGGTTCCATGCGCAGCTGCGCAACGACAACCCGCATGAGCCGCGTTGGCTGCTGGTGCAGCAGTACGCGCTCAGTGATCGGTTGGACGTCTACCTGCGCTATCCCGACGGACGTGTCATCCACCATGCCGGTGGCGACCATGTGCCGTTCGACCAACGCAGCGTGCGCTACCGGCATCCGAACTTCCAGCTCGACCTGCCGGTGGGCCAGAGCGTGGATCTGTTCGTACGCGTGGAAAGCCAGAGTTCCATGCAGGTGCCGTTGGCGCTGTATACGCCGACCTCCTTCACCGAGCTCTCGCGCGATGCGCAATTCGCGATGGGACTCTACTTCGGCATCCTGCTGGCCTTGTTCACCTACAACCTGGTGTTGTGGCTGACCCTGCGCGATGCCAGCTATTTCTGGTACCTGTTCCATATCGGTGCGTTCGGCCTGGTCCTGTTCACCCTGTACGGACTGGGTTTCGAATACCTGTGGCCGCGCTCGTCGTGGTTGGCGGATCGCTCGGTGCCGCTGTCGATCTGCCTGGCGCAGATCGGCATGCAACAGTTCGCGCGCAATTTCCTCGGCCTGCGTCAGCGCTGGCCTGCCGGTGATCGCGTCGGACTGGGAATGATCGCGCTGTTCGTGTTGCTGGCCATCGCGTCCACGCAGATGGCCATCCGCCTGTCCACCCAGTTGGCGGTGGTGGCGGTGATCTTCAGCGTGGCGTGGATTGCGGTGGAAGCCATCGTTGCGGTGCGCCGTGGTTACAAGCCGGCGCGGTTGTTCCTGCTGGCCTGGTCGATGTTCCTGGCGGGCATCGCGATGGTGGCGATGGTCGCCTTTGGCGTGCTGCCAAAGAATTTCGTCACCGAGTACAGCGTGCAGATTGGCTCGGCGCTGGAGATGTTGCTGCTGTCCGTGGCATTGGGCTATCGCTACGCGTCGCTGCGCAATCAGAACGAGCGCATCGTGCGCGAATCGCGCGACCAGCTGGAACTGAAAGTCGCCCAGCGCACTGGCGAACTGCGCCAGGCGCTGGAGCAGCTGGAAACCGCGCATCTGCGCTTGCGCGAGTTCAGCCGCCTGGACGGCCTCACCGAACTGTACAACCGCGCCCATTTCCGCGAAGCCTTCGAGCACCTGATGTCGCAGGCACGCAACTCACGCCGGCCGATTTCGCTGCTGATGATCGATCTGGATCACTTCAAGCGCATCAATGACACCTACGGTCATCTGGTCGGTGATGACTGCCTGCGCTGGACCTCCAACACCATGGCCGAGACCCTGCGCCCGCATGGTGCGCTGGTGGCGCGCTTTGGCGGCGAGGAGTTCATCGCCGCCCTGCCCGACATGGGCCTGGCCGAGGCCAGCCTGGTGGCCGAGGAACTGCGCCAGCGGCTGCGCGAGCGACCGTGCCGCAGCGGGGATCTGGATATCGCCATCTCCGCCAGCATCGGCGTGCACTGCGTGGATACGCACGCCAAGGACAGCCTGGACTCGGCGCTGCAGGTGGCGGATCAGGCGCTGTATACGGCCAAGGCCGAAGGGCGGGATTGCGTCAGGACGTTGTGA
- a CDS encoding YerC/YecD family TrpR-related protein, with translation MKRRAANDEQTENASLQALAEALAALQRPEDVRAFLEDLCTPAELESMSDRWRVVPLLLKGVPYREIHDLTQVSVTTIGRVARTLERGTGGYATAVQQQPRATSASH, from the coding sequence ATGAAACGCCGCGCCGCCAACGACGAACAGACCGAAAACGCCTCGCTGCAGGCCCTGGCCGAAGCCTTGGCGGCCCTGCAGCGGCCCGAAGACGTGCGCGCTTTCCTGGAAGACCTGTGCACGCCGGCCGAGTTGGAATCCATGTCGGATCGCTGGCGGGTGGTGCCCCTGCTGCTCAAGGGTGTGCCGTACCGGGAAATCCACGACCTGACCCAGGTCAGCGTGACCACCATCGGCCGCGTCGCCCGCACCCTGGAGCGTGGCACCGGCGGTTACGCCACGGCCGTCCAGCAACAACCGCGCGCCACCAGCGCCTCCCACTGA
- the hisG gene encoding ATP phosphoribosyltransferase codes for MSPRVAPATRDRLRIAIQKSGRLAEPARALLTACGLSWRESRDKLFCYGESLPIDLLLVRDDDIPGLIADGVCDFGVVGRNELDEQAGERARIGLPQAFREFRALGFGQCRLMLAVPDSWDWQGPQQLQGQRIATSYPAILAQWLQDQAIDASVVELSGSVEIAPRLGTADAICDLVSSGATLAANQLKPVETLLDSEAVLAGPSREFEDERAGLAAMLLRRIDGVLKLKDSKLLMFRAHRDMVAELSRLLPDADPLVQLPASGDGPLSLQTMCHGAITWQRLEELERAGAQGLMVLKVERSLA; via the coding sequence ATGAGCCCCCGGGTTGCCCCCGCGACGCGCGATCGCTTGCGCATCGCCATCCAGAAAAGTGGTCGCCTCGCCGAACCGGCGCGTGCCTTGCTCACCGCCTGCGGCCTCAGCTGGCGCGAGAGTCGCGACAAGTTGTTCTGCTACGGCGAGTCCCTGCCGATAGACCTGTTGCTGGTGCGCGATGACGACATCCCCGGCCTGATTGCCGATGGCGTCTGCGACTTTGGCGTGGTCGGCCGCAATGAACTGGACGAGCAGGCCGGCGAGCGTGCGCGCATCGGCCTGCCGCAGGCATTCCGCGAATTCCGCGCGCTCGGATTCGGCCAGTGCCGGCTGATGCTGGCGGTGCCGGACAGCTGGGACTGGCAGGGTCCGCAACAGTTGCAAGGCCAGCGTATCGCCACCAGCTATCCGGCGATCCTGGCGCAGTGGCTGCAGGACCAGGCGATCGACGCCAGCGTGGTGGAACTGTCCGGTTCGGTGGAAATCGCACCGCGCCTGGGCACCGCCGATGCGATCTGCGATCTGGTCTCCAGCGGCGCCACGCTGGCGGCCAACCAGCTCAAGCCGGTGGAAACGTTGCTCGACAGCGAAGCCGTGCTGGCGGGTCCGTCGCGCGAATTCGAAGACGAACGCGCCGGCCTGGCCGCGATGTTGCTGCGGCGCATCGACGGCGTGCTCAAGCTCAAGGACAGCAAGCTGCTGATGTTCCGCGCCCACCGCGACATGGTGGCCGAATTGTCGCGCCTGCTGCCCGATGCCGATCCGCTGGTGCAGTTGCCGGCCAGCGGCGATGGTCCCTTGTCGCTGCAGACCATGTGTCACGGCGCGATCACCTGGCAGCGCCTGGAAGAACTGGAACGCGCCGGCGCGCAGGGATTGATGGTGCTGAAGGTCGAGAGGTCGCTGGCATGA
- the hisD gene encoding histidinol dehydrogenase, with translation MNRLIWKDLDRDARAAALRRPVQEVAQRTRDAVALLLNDVAARGDDALRELTARFDGVVLDALEVDAAEFSAAEAAVAPALKQAMRDAAGRIEAFHRAGMAQPYAVETAPGVVCERMIRPIPRVGLYVPAGSAPLPSTALMLGVPARLAGCREVVLCTPPRADGSADPAVLVAAQMTGVARVFKLGGAQAIAAMAYGSDSVPRCDKLFGPGNSYVTEAKQQVAQGGRVAIDMPAGPSEVLVIADDGADAAFVAADLLSQAEHGPDSQVLLLSDSADLLTRVEQALSEQLRQLSRSEIAAQALEKSRLIQVAALDDAFAISNTYAPEHLILALREPRNWLEKVEAAGSVFLGDYTPEALGDYCSGTNHVLPTAGAARAYSGVSVASFQNFVSVQAASRAGIAAIGECALTLARAEGLDAHANAVALRLEAAA, from the coding sequence ATGAACCGGCTGATCTGGAAGGATCTGGACCGCGACGCGCGCGCCGCCGCCCTGCGTCGCCCCGTGCAGGAGGTGGCCCAGCGCACCCGCGATGCCGTGGCCCTGTTGCTCAATGACGTGGCGGCACGTGGCGATGACGCGCTGCGTGAGCTGACCGCGCGCTTCGATGGCGTGGTGCTCGATGCCCTGGAAGTGGACGCCGCGGAATTCTCCGCCGCCGAAGCCGCCGTGGCCCCGGCGTTGAAGCAGGCCATGCGCGATGCCGCCGGCCGCATCGAAGCCTTTCACCGCGCCGGCATGGCCCAGCCCTATGCCGTGGAAACAGCACCGGGCGTCGTCTGCGAGCGCATGATCCGGCCCATCCCCCGGGTTGGCCTGTACGTGCCGGCCGGCAGCGCCCCGCTGCCGTCCACCGCGCTGATGCTGGGCGTGCCCGCGCGCCTGGCCGGTTGCCGCGAAGTGGTGTTGTGCACGCCGCCGCGCGCCGATGGCAGCGCCGATCCGGCGGTGCTGGTGGCGGCGCAGATGACCGGCGTGGCACGGGTGTTCAAACTCGGCGGTGCGCAGGCGATTGCCGCGATGGCCTATGGCAGTGACAGCGTGCCGCGTTGCGACAAGTTGTTCGGACCGGGCAACAGCTATGTCACCGAGGCCAAGCAGCAGGTCGCGCAGGGCGGTCGCGTCGCCATCGACATGCCGGCCGGCCCTTCGGAAGTGCTGGTGATTGCCGATGACGGCGCCGATGCCGCCTTCGTCGCGGCGGATCTGCTGTCGCAGGCCGAACATGGGCCGGATTCGCAGGTGCTGCTGCTGTCCGATTCGGCGGACCTGTTGACCCGCGTCGAGCAGGCGTTGTCCGAACAACTGCGGCAATTGTCGCGGTCGGAGATTGCCGCACAGGCGCTTGAGAAATCGCGGCTGATCCAGGTCGCCGCGCTCGATGACGCCTTTGCAATCAGCAATACCTACGCGCCCGAGCACCTGATTCTGGCGCTGCGCGAGCCGCGCAACTGGCTGGAAAAAGTGGAAGCAGCAGGCTCGGTGTTCCTGGGCGATTACACGCCCGAGGCGCTGGGTGACTACTGCAGCGGCACCAACCATGTCCTGCCCACGGCAGGCGCCGCGCGCGCCTACAGCGGTGTGAGTGTGGCGAGCTTCCAGAACTTCGTCAGCGTGCAGGCCGCCAGTCGGGCCGGCATCGCGGCGATCGGCGAATGCGCGCTGACCCTGGCGCGCGCCGAAGGTCTGGACGCGCACGCCAACGCCGTGGCTTTGCGGCTGGAGGCAGCGGCATGA
- the hisC gene encoding histidinol-phosphate transaminase: MSSLEANPLDLVRPDLRGFGGYKSARTESLRGDVWLNANESAWGNPADPQARCRRYPDPQPPALRQALANLYACAPEQLLVGRGSDEAIDLLVRALCVPGRDGVVISSPVFGMYAVSARLQDARVIDVPLVDAAAGFLPDLPTLARAAREQGAKIVFLCSPGNPTGHACCLQEIAALADALAGQALLVVDEAYVEFSDVPSATALLGQHRNLAVLRTLSKAHALAAARIGVVIADPELISVLRACQAPYPIPAPCSDLALAGLGAEALAQTARRVEVVRRERERMLYGLSTLSGVRRVYPSQGNYLLVRFADADAAFAALLATGVVVRDQRAAPQLGDALRISIGSPEQNDRVLDALRLQEAAA; the protein is encoded by the coding sequence ATGAGCAGCCTCGAAGCGAATCCATTGGATCTGGTACGCCCCGACCTGCGTGGCTTTGGCGGCTACAAGTCGGCGCGCACAGAGAGCCTGCGCGGTGATGTCTGGTTGAACGCCAACGAATCGGCGTGGGGCAACCCCGCCGACCCGCAGGCGCGCTGCCGGCGCTATCCGGATCCGCAGCCGCCGGCGCTGCGCCAGGCGCTGGCCAATCTCTACGCGTGCGCACCGGAGCAATTGCTGGTCGGCCGCGGCAGTGACGAAGCCATCGACCTGCTGGTGCGCGCCCTGTGCGTGCCCGGCCGCGATGGCGTGGTGATCAGTTCGCCGGTGTTCGGCATGTACGCGGTGTCGGCGCGGCTGCAGGACGCTCGCGTGATTGACGTGCCGCTGGTGGATGCAGCGGCCGGCTTCCTGCCCGACCTGCCCACACTGGCCAGGGCGGCGCGCGAGCAGGGCGCGAAAATCGTCTTCCTGTGCTCGCCCGGCAATCCGACCGGCCATGCCTGCTGCCTGCAGGAGATTGCCGCACTTGCCGATGCCTTGGCCGGCCAGGCCTTGCTGGTGGTCGACGAGGCATACGTGGAGTTTTCCGATGTGCCATCGGCCACCGCATTGCTGGGCCAGCACCGCAACCTGGCCGTGCTGCGCACGCTGTCGAAAGCACATGCGCTGGCGGCGGCGCGCATCGGCGTGGTGATCGCCGATCCCGAACTGATCAGCGTGCTGCGCGCCTGCCAGGCGCCGTATCCGATTCCCGCGCCGTGCTCGGATCTGGCCCTGGCCGGCTTGGGCGCCGAGGCGCTGGCGCAGACGGCGCGTCGTGTCGAAGTGGTGCGGCGCGAACGCGAGCGCATGCTGTACGGCCTGTCCACCCTGAGCGGCGTGCGCCGCGTGTATCCCTCGCAAGGCAATTACCTGTTGGTGCGCTTTGCCGATGCCGATGCCGCGTTCGCCGCCTTGCTGGCCACCGGCGTGGTGGTGCGGGATCAACGGGCCGCGCCGCAACTGGGCGACGCGTTGCGGATCAGCATCGGCAGCCCGGAACAGAACGACCGTGTCCTTGACGCTTTGCGCCTGCAGGAGGCCGCGGCATGA
- the hisB gene encoding bifunctional histidinol-phosphatase/imidazoleglycerol-phosphate dehydratase HisB produces the protein MTPILFIDRDGTLIEEPSDFQIDAYDKIRFVRDCIPALLKLRDAGYQFVIVSNQDGLGSEAYPRASFDGPNDLMLQIFESQGIRFREVLVDCSWPQENAPTRKPGIGLVLPYLQDRSIDWSRSAMVGDRPTDVQFADNLRIRGFQLKTEQFGGEWDWNGIAHELADAPRRAQVRRDTKETRIQVDVDLDRVAEPVIHTGLPFFDHMLEQIGKHGGFALKIDTQGDLHIDEHHTVEDTGLALGQALRQALGDKRGIGRYGFTLPMDETLASAALDFSGRPYFVFEGEFRRERVGDLPTELVPHFFRSLCDAAGLNLNLRVHGDNDHHKIEASFKALARALRQAIRREGAELPSTKGAL, from the coding sequence ATGACCCCCATCCTTTTCATCGATCGCGACGGCACCCTGATTGAGGAACCGTCGGATTTCCAGATCGATGCCTACGACAAGATCCGCTTCGTGCGCGACTGCATCCCGGCATTGCTCAAGCTGCGTGATGCCGGCTACCAGTTCGTGATCGTCAGCAACCAGGACGGCCTGGGCAGCGAGGCCTATCCGCGCGCTTCCTTCGATGGCCCGAATGACTTGATGCTGCAGATATTCGAGAGCCAGGGCATCCGCTTCCGCGAGGTGCTGGTCGATTGCAGCTGGCCGCAGGAAAACGCGCCCACGCGCAAGCCCGGCATTGGCCTGGTGCTGCCGTACCTGCAGGATCGCAGCATCGACTGGTCGCGTTCGGCGATGGTCGGGGATCGGCCCACCGATGTGCAATTCGCCGACAACCTGCGCATCCGCGGCTTCCAGCTCAAGACCGAACAATTTGGCGGCGAGTGGGACTGGAACGGCATCGCCCACGAACTGGCCGATGCACCGCGTCGCGCGCAGGTGCGACGCGACACCAAGGAAACGCGGATCCAGGTGGACGTGGATCTGGATCGGGTCGCCGAGCCGGTCATCCATACCGGTCTGCCGTTCTTCGATCACATGCTCGAACAAATCGGCAAGCACGGCGGCTTCGCCCTGAAAATCGACACCCAGGGCGACCTGCACATCGACGAGCACCACACGGTGGAAGACACCGGCCTGGCGTTGGGGCAGGCCTTGCGGCAGGCGTTGGGCGACAAGCGCGGCATTGGCCGCTATGGCTTCACCTTGCCGATGGATGAAACCCTGGCCAGCGCGGCGCTGGATTTCAGCGGGCGGCCGTACTTCGTGTTCGAAGGCGAGTTCCGCCGGGAGCGCGTGGGCGACCTGCCGACCGAGCTGGTGCCGCACTTCTTCCGTTCGCTCTGCGACGCCGCCGGCCTGAACCTCAATCTGCGCGTGCACGGTGACAACGACCACCACAAGATCGAGGCGTCGTTCAAGGCGCTGGCGCGCGCGTTGCGTCAGGCCATTCGTCGCGAGGGTGCGGAACTGCCTTCGACCAAGGGAGCGCTGTGA
- the hisH gene encoding imidazole glycerol phosphate synthase subunit HisH, whose translation MMQVALVDAGGANLGSVRYALERLGIQAQLVQRAEQLESAERVILPGVSTAATVMARLHELDLVRPLRHLRAPLLGVCVGMQLLFEHSEEDDTPCLGLLPGRVRKLSDTIGVRVPHMGWNQLQRLRESPLLRGIEAGDHAYFVHSYAAPVTEACVASTEHGCQFAAVVQHGSIGGAQFHPERSAGVGARLLQNFIETGLT comes from the coding sequence GTGATGCAGGTGGCCCTGGTCGATGCCGGTGGCGCCAACCTGGGCTCGGTGCGTTATGCGCTGGAGCGCCTGGGTATCCAGGCGCAGCTGGTGCAGCGTGCCGAGCAGTTGGAGTCGGCCGAGCGCGTGATCCTGCCCGGTGTCAGCACCGCCGCCACCGTGATGGCGCGCCTGCACGAGCTGGATCTGGTGCGGCCTTTGCGCCACCTGCGCGCGCCCTTGCTGGGCGTATGCGTGGGCATGCAGTTGTTGTTCGAGCATTCCGAGGAAGACGACACGCCCTGCCTGGGCCTGTTGCCGGGGCGCGTGCGCAAGCTGTCCGACACCATCGGCGTGCGCGTGCCGCACATGGGCTGGAACCAGTTGCAGCGGCTGCGCGAAAGTCCGCTGCTGCGCGGCATCGAGGCCGGTGATCATGCCTACTTCGTGCACAGCTACGCGGCCCCGGTCACCGAAGCCTGCGTGGCCAGCACCGAACACGGCTGCCAGTTCGCAGCGGTGGTCCAGCATGGGTCGATTGGCGGTGCGCAGTTCCATCCCGAGCGTTCGGCCGGCGTCGGCGCGCGCCTGCTGCAGAATTTCATTGAAACAGGATTGACTTGA
- the hisA gene encoding 1-(5-phosphoribosyl)-5-[(5-phosphoribosylamino)methylideneamino]imidazole-4-carboxamide isomerase → MSVDASTLAPTAVPAPSPAFQRYPAIDVRGGRVVRLAQGDYARETRYGDDPQAIIRGYAAQGANWLHLVDLDAAREGGYTLAALVGDIVATTSLRVQTGGGVRSRDDVAKILDAGAARVVIGSLAVREPATVLAWLHEFGGERITVALDTRRDEAGIWQLPVHGWTESAGEELTAMARRYADAGLIHLLCTDIARDGMLAGPNLDLYALLRDIAPGLQVQASGGVRALEDVPAARAAGCAGIVLGRALLEGRFSLPEALAC, encoded by the coding sequence ATGTCCGTAGATGCATCCACGCTCGCGCCGACTGCCGTGCCGGCGCCGTCGCCTGCTTTCCAGCGGTACCCGGCCATCGACGTGCGCGGTGGCAGGGTCGTGCGGCTGGCGCAGGGCGACTACGCCCGCGAGACCCGCTACGGCGATGACCCGCAGGCGATCATCCGTGGCTATGCGGCGCAAGGCGCGAACTGGCTGCACCTGGTGGATCTGGATGCGGCGCGCGAAGGCGGTTACACGCTGGCCGCGCTGGTCGGCGACATCGTCGCCACCACCTCCCTGCGTGTGCAGACAGGTGGCGGTGTGCGCTCACGCGATGACGTTGCGAAAATCCTGGATGCCGGCGCCGCGCGCGTGGTGATTGGCTCGTTGGCGGTGCGCGAGCCGGCCACCGTCTTGGCCTGGCTGCATGAGTTTGGCGGCGAACGCATCACCGTGGCGCTGGACACGCGCCGCGACGAGGCCGGCATCTGGCAGTTGCCCGTGCATGGCTGGACCGAAAGCGCCGGCGAGGAATTGACGGCCATGGCGCGGCGCTATGCCGACGCGGGCCTGATCCATCTGCTGTGCACCGACATCGCCCGCGACGGCATGCTCGCCGGCCCCAACCTGGACCTCTATGCGCTGCTGCGCGACATCGCGCCGGGCCTGCAGGTGCAGGCTTCCGGCGGCGTGCGGGCGCTGGAGGACGTGCCCGCCGCGCGTGCGGCCGGCTGCGCCGGCATCGTACTCGGCCGCGCCTTGCTGGAAGGCCGCTTCAGCCTGCCGGAGGCGCTGGCATGTTGA
- the hisF gene encoding imidazole glycerol phosphate synthase subunit HisF, which yields MLSRRIIPCLDVREGRVVKGVRFRDHVDMGDIVELALRYRDAGADELVFYDISASPEGRSVDYAWVERVSRLLDIPFCVAGGIRNVETARAVLHAGADKISVNTPALERPALIGELAREFGVQCVVVGIDSVREADGEWRVRQYTGDPDKTRALPVRTLDWVAEVQRLGAGEIVLNCMDNDGVRRGYDLEQLGAVRAICRVPLIASGGAGEPEHFADAFQQADVDGALAATVFHSGRIAIADLKNYLQGQGIEVRRVD from the coding sequence ATGTTGAGCCGGCGCATCATTCCCTGCCTGGACGTACGCGAAGGCCGCGTAGTCAAGGGCGTGCGTTTCCGCGATCACGTCGACATGGGCGACATCGTCGAACTGGCGCTGCGTTACCGCGATGCCGGCGCCGATGAGCTGGTGTTCTACGACATCAGCGCCAGCCCCGAAGGCCGCTCGGTGGACTACGCTTGGGTTGAGCGGGTGTCGCGCCTGCTCGACATCCCGTTCTGCGTGGCCGGCGGCATCCGCAATGTCGAGACCGCGCGTGCCGTGCTGCATGCCGGCGCGGACAAGATTTCGGTGAATACGCCCGCGCTGGAACGCCCCGCCTTGATTGGCGAACTGGCGCGCGAGTTTGGCGTGCAATGCGTGGTGGTCGGCATCGACTCGGTGCGCGAGGCCGACGGCGAATGGCGGGTGCGCCAATACACCGGCGACCCCGACAAGACCCGGGCGCTGCCAGTGCGGACGCTGGACTGGGTAGCCGAAGTGCAGCGACTGGGCGCTGGCGAAATCGTGCTCAACTGCATGGACAACGATGGCGTGCGCCGCGGCTATGATCTGGAGCAGCTGGGCGCGGTGCGCGCGATCTGCCGGGTGCCGCTGATTGCATCGGGCGGCGCGGGCGAACCGGAACACTTTGCCGACGCGTTCCAGCAGGCCGATGTCGATGGCGCGCTGGCGGCGACGGTCTTCCACAGCGGACGCATCGCCATCGCCGATTTGAAGAACTATCTGCAAGGGCAGGGCATCGAGGTGCGACGTGTCGATTGA
- the hisIE gene encoding bifunctional phosphoribosyl-AMP cyclohydrolase/phosphoribosyl-ATP diphosphatase HisIE: MSIDPASIDWDKADGLVPAIIQDAGNGRVLMLGYMNRPALEQTLASGSVTFYSRSKQRLWTKGETSGHVLELVSVETDCDNDALLVRAVPHGPTCHLQRASCFPHARGDFLAELDALIATREQERPAGSYTTRLFEGGVRRIAQKVGEEGVETALAAVAQDEDALLGESADLLYHLLVLLRSRGLSLAQVVDVLALRHKPE; the protein is encoded by the coding sequence GTGTCGATTGATCCGGCCAGCATCGATTGGGATAAAGCCGACGGCCTGGTGCCGGCGATCATCCAGGACGCCGGCAACGGGCGCGTGCTGATGCTGGGCTACATGAATCGGCCAGCGCTAGAGCAGACCCTGGCCAGCGGCAGCGTGACGTTCTACAGCCGCAGCAAGCAGCGCCTGTGGACCAAAGGTGAGACCTCGGGGCATGTGCTGGAGCTGGTGTCGGTGGAAACCGACTGCGACAACGACGCCTTGCTGGTGCGCGCGGTGCCGCATGGGCCCACCTGTCACCTGCAACGTGCCAGTTGTTTCCCGCACGCGCGTGGCGATTTCCTGGCCGAACTGGATGCGCTGATTGCCACCCGCGAGCAGGAACGTCCGGCCGGCAGTTACACCACCCGCTTGTTTGAAGGCGGCGTTCGTCGTATCGCGCAGAAGGTGGGCGAAGAAGGCGTGGAAACCGCGCTGGCGGCCGTGGCCCAGGACGAAGACGCGCTGCTCGGCGAGAGCGCCGACCTGCTGTACCACCTGCTGGTGCTGCTGCGCAGCCGCGGGCTGTCGCTGGCGCAGGTGGTGGACGTGTTGGCGTTACGGCATAAGCCGGAGTAA